The sequence GAGATCTGCGACAACTGCGGGCGCGACCTCGCCGGCCTCGACATCCCGGGCGCCGTGCTCGACCCCGGTGTCAGCTTCGTCTACGAGGAGCTTTCGAAGCTGCCGCGCAAGCCTCCGCTCAAGGTCAGCGTCACCGACCCCGTCGGCCGCGCCGTGCGCCACATGCAGCACGAGGGCGCCGACTGCCTCCTGGTGATGGACGGCGACAGCCTCGCCGGCATCATCACCCTCTGGGACGTCCTGCATAAGGTCGCCGGCCCCGACCGCGACCTCAACGCCATCACCTGCGGCGAGATCATGACCGCAGACCCCGTCTTCCTCCGCGAGGACGACAACATCGGCGTGGCCATCAACAAGATGTCCGTCGGCGGCTTCCGCCACATCCCCCTGCTCGAGGGCGGCACGCCGATCAGCGTCGTCAGCATCAACGACGTCTTTCAGCACA is a genomic window of Dehalococcoidia bacterium containing:
- a CDS encoding CBS domain-containing protein is translated as EICDNCGRDLAGLDIPGAVLDPGVSFVYEELSKLPRKPPLKVSVTDPVGRAVRHMQHEGADCLLVMDGDSLAGIITLWDVLHKVAGPDRDLNAITCGEIMTADPVFLREDDNIGVAINKMSVGGFRHIPLLEGGTPISVVSINDVFQHISANLV